The Bicyclus anynana chromosome 12, ilBicAnyn1.1, whole genome shotgun sequence genomic interval TGTCGATCGTAGTCAATCGTCATCAtctttttacaatttacatctttttagccgtttgtgatcGTCATGGCTCCCCGTCCCCGTGAATCCCGTGATAAAGAAGAGAGAGTACAACCTGTACAACGTAATACTAATGGAACTAAAACGTTGAAAAGTGTTAAAAAGACAGTCACATCGACAGTAAATACCGAAGTAGTTAAATCTATTAAAGGTAGGTACAACAAAAGTGACAAATGCATTTGCGTATCTAGGGTTATTTCCTAGAGGCAGCCTCGCCCCTGGGCCCCGACATTTagtctttttatatttgtaatagtaTTCCTTATCGGTAGCCTAGTATCCTAGGGTggacaggtccattctagggtagGCAAGGCCCCCCGCCGCCTCCTATTCACGCCTATGAATACATGGTTTATAGCTActttattagatttattatttgcGTCCATAATAGAAGGAAAGCCTATCTTCATTATAACTGAGTAAcatattatatgaataaatgaaaacatagcaattatttaaactattttccAAGGCAGTTAtgattaacaattattttattttgaattgcaGAAACTATACCTAAAActccaaacaaaaataaagagaAAGTTGCAGAACCGTCCAGTATTAGCAAGCATAGCAGTACCAAAAAAGCATCCTGGAAACGCAGGCCCAAGGCAGCACACTCTGGTGTTCCTGTGCCTGACAAGGTTAAAAAGCTGCTGATGAACAGCTAACGAACAACAACTTTTTCAGATTAAACGTATAGACCAAACAataacacacacaacacaccACAAAGACACTTGAGATTGTtgaacttacaaaaaaaaaaactttaattttgaattaatttttttattagaaatttggcttaatttacattacaagcacttttgaatcgTCATGTCATGTTTTAGCTTTAGATTAGtcagcgacagccagaccttcgtttgtcagctcatgctcctatcataggtaAGTAACGTAGCCAACTGTGGAATTTGAACCGTGGTGGCCTTGGGAGATAGCTGGTTTCAAGAATCCAGACCATCAGCTGTCTTAGTATaaggtgtaatttttttatctgcataatatgagaaatgataatTCCATCTCTTTGCTAGtgacccttgaagtttcaaattatatagaatttttcaaagggTTGCTGCAAAGCTAAGTGGCTGGCGACTGGgtatataatttctcatattatgctgaggaaaacataaaaaaattacacattaaaCCTACCCAAAGCCAccacttatggtaggagcatgagctgacaaactttcagcttttataaaatgacaaaggtctagGGTTTAtgggctcttagactattaatGGTGTAGGTGGATGACCAATTCTTTTactcttataataatattctaataTGATGAATTACTAGTGGCCCTGGTCAAGCTTTGACTTGTGTGCAcgtcttccctatccctactctacactaccctacccctaacccatAAACCTAACAcataaacgtttgtatggactCGTAACTCCTGTATGTGGACTCGTCTACACTTTGATGTGAAGGGCAAGGtatcccgagcaccctgtatttaaaagaagaagatTATTATAGGCTTATAAATGAATTATGTATTTgcatttgtttgtgtttttaatttcttggtCTATAGGGAGtctcttaattttattattgttaaataacaATTCTTCTTGGATATTTCTACCTGCCTTTtctgataaataatttaattctataattttttaaaactgatcgtgttaaataggctagttgacactctttttaaagggtcttaaattgttcattagctTTCTGctagtatgaaaaaaaaatattaaatttttttgagaaGTGAATGcattgaatattaatttttaaatattattttttcgacatgaatacatagaatatatgtaattttgaaatatttttttgacaatacgagccaaaacgctgttaGCTATTTTGGACTATATTTTAACTTTCATGACGTCTTGTTCATGCTACCTtaccaaacggagtgtttgagaaaattatttgttattaattagttGACATTTATTCCTTT includes:
- the LOC112049730 gene encoding uncharacterized protein LOC112049730 → MAPRPRESRDKEERVQPVQRNTNGTKTLKSVKKTVTSTVNTEVVKSIKETIPKTPNKNKEKVAEPSSISKHSSTKKASWKRRPKAAHSGVPVPDKVKKLLMNS